A single region of the Gemmatimonadaceae bacterium genome encodes:
- the coaBC gene encoding bifunctional phosphopantothenoylcysteine decarboxylase/phosphopantothenate--cysteine ligase CoaBC, with protein MRPFDGRRILLGVTGGIASYKTVMLARLLTQAGAEVDVVMTRAALEFVGAITFEAVTGRRSYSEIFGAGNALDHIRLANEAALFVVAPATADFLARAAHGHADDLLTAALLANTSPVLLVPAMNDRMWANTQTAANVASLRERGYTVLDPDEGPLAAGEGSGPGRMPEPETIMSHIARRLEPDSSLSGKRIVVTAGATREAVDPVRFISNHSSGRMGIAIAEAAWRRGASVTLVLGHAEVPVGAGPVVLRAESVDEMAAAVASTLPTADALVMAAAPADFRPAKPADRKISKRDDSAGMAIRLSPTTDILRSTLPLRPPHAIIVGFALETGDALAKGEAKLREKSLDMIVVNDALEEGAGFRVDTNRVTIVTPGAKPERLPLMTKAALADAILDRVEPLLSGR; from the coding sequence TTGCGGCCGTTCGATGGCCGCCGCATTCTCCTCGGCGTAACGGGGGGAATAGCAAGCTACAAGACCGTGATGCTGGCGCGTCTGCTGACCCAGGCAGGCGCCGAGGTCGACGTGGTGATGACGCGCGCGGCTCTCGAATTCGTTGGAGCGATAACGTTCGAGGCGGTCACCGGCCGCCGCAGCTACAGCGAGATTTTCGGCGCCGGCAATGCTCTCGATCATATCCGGCTCGCGAATGAGGCGGCGCTCTTCGTGGTGGCGCCGGCAACGGCCGACTTCCTCGCGCGCGCCGCGCACGGCCACGCAGACGATCTGCTCACGGCCGCCCTGCTCGCAAACACGTCGCCGGTTCTCCTCGTACCCGCGATGAACGACCGGATGTGGGCGAACACGCAAACGGCGGCAAACGTCGCCAGTCTCCGCGAGCGCGGCTACACTGTGCTCGATCCCGACGAGGGGCCTCTGGCAGCCGGGGAGGGCAGCGGGCCGGGGCGGATGCCTGAGCCCGAGACGATCATGTCGCATATCGCGCGGCGGCTGGAGCCGGACAGCTCTCTTTCGGGGAAACGCATCGTCGTCACGGCCGGTGCAACTCGCGAGGCAGTCGATCCCGTTCGATTCATCTCCAATCACAGCAGCGGAAGGATGGGAATTGCGATCGCGGAAGCCGCCTGGCGCCGCGGCGCCTCTGTCACGCTTGTGCTTGGCCATGCGGAGGTGCCGGTTGGTGCCGGGCCCGTAGTCCTGCGTGCGGAGAGCGTGGACGAAATGGCTGCCGCTGTCGCGTCCACTCTGCCGACCGCTGATGCGCTGGTAATGGCGGCGGCCCCGGCAGATTTTCGTCCGGCGAAGCCCGCCGACCGGAAGATCAGCAAGCGTGACGATTCGGCCGGGATGGCGATTCGCCTTTCACCGACCACCGACATTCTCCGTTCAACGCTGCCGTTGCGTCCGCCGCACGCGATAATTGTCGGGTTCGCGCTCGAAACGGGTGACGCACTGGCAAAGGGCGAGGCGAAGCTGCGTGAGAAATCACTCGACATGATCGTCGTAAACGATGCCCTGGAAGAAGGAGCCGGCTTTCGTGTCGACACAAATCGAGTGACGATCGTGACTCCCGGCGCCAAGCCGGAGAGGCTTCCATTGATGACGAAAGCCGCGCTCGCCGATGCGATTCTCGACCGCGTGGAGCCGCTGTTAAGTGGACGCTAG
- a CDS encoding uracil-DNA glycosylase, with product MDARDQLRRYLEQRRDMGETELLLDTMTVDDVMKAIGAINAGGSRAVAAAEPRGDWRAVLGEKPAPARGLEAPADSTGLFDDDVMRLASLKAVEKSVAKCTRCRLYKTALNPVPGEGNPKAQLVCVGEAPGGTEDETGRPFVGAAGNLLNKILAAVELRREDVFICNVLKHRPPGNRNPLPDEVAACSPYLIRQLELIKPKVIVAFGGFAAQTLLDTKTPIGKLRGLVHQYRGIPLVVTYHPAALLRNSAWKRPTWEDVKLARRILDSPSRA from the coding sequence GTGGACGCTAGAGATCAGCTTCGCCGGTACCTCGAGCAGCGCCGGGACATGGGCGAGACCGAGCTTCTGCTCGATACAATGACCGTTGACGACGTCATGAAGGCGATTGGTGCGATCAATGCTGGTGGCTCAAGGGCTGTAGCGGCGGCGGAGCCTCGAGGCGACTGGCGCGCGGTGCTCGGAGAGAAGCCGGCACCCGCTCGAGGCCTGGAGGCTCCGGCCGATAGCACGGGACTCTTTGACGACGACGTCATGCGACTCGCATCTCTGAAGGCAGTCGAAAAGTCGGTGGCGAAATGCACGCGCTGCCGCCTGTACAAGACCGCGCTGAACCCGGTCCCCGGTGAAGGCAACCCCAAGGCACAGCTCGTGTGCGTCGGCGAAGCGCCGGGTGGCACCGAGGACGAAACGGGACGGCCGTTCGTTGGGGCTGCGGGGAATCTGCTCAACAAGATTCTCGCGGCCGTGGAACTGCGCCGCGAAGATGTCTTCATCTGCAACGTCCTCAAACACCGCCCGCCCGGCAACCGCAACCCGCTGCCTGACGAAGTCGCTGCCTGCAGTCCGTACCTCATAAGGCAGCTCGAGCTTATCAAGCCGAAAGTAATCGTTGCGTTCGGAGGCTTCGCCGCCCAAACTCTTCTCGACACCAAAACACCGATCGGAAAACTGCGGGGCCTGGTGCATCAATATCGCGGCATCCCGCTGGTCGTCACGTACCACCCTGCGGCACTGCTCCGGAATTCCGCATGGAAACGCCCAACATGGGAAGATGTCAAGCTCGCCCGTCGAATACTCGATAGCCCCTCAAGGGCGTGA